TGCCGGTGATCGCCCTGCTGTCGGAGGAACAGCTGCAGTCCTGGGGCTGGCGTGTGCCCTTCTGGATCAGCGCCGTGATCGTGCTGATCGGATTCCTCATCCGCCGCAGCCTCGACGAGACCCCGGAGTTCCACGCCGAGAAGGCGCACGACGAGACACCCAAGGCGCCGCTGGCCGTGCTCTTCCGTCAGCACTGGACCGGCGTGCTGCGCGTCTTCTTCGCCGCCTTCATCGCCATGGTCAACACCGTCTTCCAGGTGTTCGCCCTCAACTTCGCCACCGCCGACGAGTACGGCATCGGCATCAGCGACACCACGATGCTGTGGCTGGCGATCGCCGCCAACGTCATCGCCGTGGGCACCATCCCGCTGTGGGCCATGCTGTCGGACCGCATCGGCCGCAAGCCGGTCTTCGTCTCCGGCCTGATCGGCAGTGCCGTCATGGTGACACTGTTCCTGTGGTCGATCTCCCGCGGCGACGTGCCGCTCGTGCTCGTCACCGGCATCCTGCTCGCCGGCGTGGTCTACAGCATGCCGAACGCGGTGTGGCCGGCCACCTACGCCGAGTACTTCCCCACCAGCGTCCGCCTGTCCGGCATGGCGATCGGCACCCAGTTCGGTTTCGCACTCGCCGGGTTCACGCCCGCCATCGCCGGTGCGCTCATGGACGGCAACGCCGACAACTGGTACCGCGTGGCGCTGTTCGGCGTCGGCGCCGTGGTGATCTCGCTGATCGCCGTGGCCACCGGCCCCTCCGGCACCCACAAGGTCCCCACCCGCGAGATCGGGCTGCCCCCGCGCACCCCGGCCGACGCGCCCGTCCCCGCCGGAGCGGCCTCGTGAGCCCGCGACGCACGATCGCGGTACTCAACGGTCCGAACCTGAACCTGCTCGGCACACGCGAACCGCATCTCTACGGCACCGCGACCCTCGCGGACGTCGAGGACCTGTGCCGGCGCACCGCCGACACCCTCGGCTTCGACGTCGACTTCCGGCAGACCAACCACGAGGGCACCCTGGTGGACTCCGTCCACGAGCTACGCTGCTCCGCCTCGGGTTTCGTGATCAACGCCGCCGCCTACACCCACACCTCGGTCGCCCTGCACGACGCACTGGCGACCGTCGCGGCCCCCGTCGTGGAGGTGCACCTGACCAACGTGCACGCCCGCGAGGAGTTCCGGCACCGTTCGTTCGTCGCGCCCGTCGCGACGGCCGTGATCGCCGGATGCGGCCCCGCCGGATACGAGTTCGCCGTCCGCCACCTGGCCGCCCTTGCGACCCACACCGACACGAAGGAAAGCTCCCGATGACCACCGCAGTGCCCGCCCGTACGTCCTTCCTGCTGGGCCTGTTCGGCGCCGGGATCGCCGGTTCGCTCACCCCTGCCATGCAGGAACGCGAGGGCTTCGCCTCGGGACTGAACCTGACCTACCGCCTCGTCGACGCCGAGCGGCTCGGTTACGGCGCCGACGACCTGGCCGAGATGCTCGACTGGGCACGGCGTTTCGGGTTCGACGGGCTCAACATCACGCACCCCTTCAAGCAGGTCGTGATCCCGCTGCTCGACGAATTGTCCGACGACGCCTACGATCTCGGAGCAGTCAACACCGTGGTGTTCCGGGACGGACGCGCGCTCGGCCGCAACACCGACTGGTCCGGCTGGGGCCGCGCCTTCCGCCGCCGGCTGCCCGACGCCGTCGCCGACCGCGCCGTTCTGGTCGGGGCCGGCGGTGCCGGATCGGCCGTCGGCTACGCGCTGCTCGAGCAGGGCGCCGAGCACGTCTCCATCGTCGACGTCGACACCGAGAAGGCGCAGGCCTGCGCGACCCGCCTCGCCAAGCGGTTCGGCGACGACCGGGTCCGCGCGACCACCGATCTCGCCGGGGAGCTGGCCACGGCACAGGGATTGGTCAACGCCACCCCGACCGGCATGACCGGCCACCCCGGCCTGCCGGTGCCCGCCGACCTCGTCCGCGAGGACCTGTGGGTGTCGGACGTCGTGTACTTCCCGCTCGAGACCGAACTGATCCACCTCGCCCGCTCCCGCGGCTGCCGGGTGGTGCCCGGCGGCGGCATGGCCGTCTTCCAGGCGGTGGGCGCCTTCGAGTACTTCACCGGCGTCACCCCCGACGCCGACCGAATGGTCCGACACTTCGAGGAGCTGACCAGCTGATGCACCGCGGAATCGCCACCGTCTCGCTCTCCGGTGTTCTCGCCGACAAACTCGACGCGATCGCCGACGCCGGATTCGACGGGATCGAGATCTTCGACAACGACCTCATCGCGTCGCCGCTGTCCCCCGCCGAGGTGGCCCGCCGCTGCGCCGAGCTCGGTCTGACGATCGATCTGTTCCAGCCGGTCCGTGACATCGAGGGCGTCGACCCGCGGCGGTTCCCCGACGTCCTGCACCGCGTACGCCGCAAGCTCGAGGTGATGAACGAGCTCGGCGCGACGACCTTCCTGGCCTGCTCGAACGCGCTGCCGACCGCGATCGACGATCCCGACCTGTCCGCCGAGCAGCTGCACGCCGTCGGTGAGCTCGCCGCCGCGCACGGCGTCACCTTCGCCTACGAGGCACTGGCCTGGGGACGGCACGTCAATCGGGTCGGGCAGGCCTGGGAGCTGGTGCAGCGCGCCGGCCATC
This region of Rhodococcus sp. Z13 genomic DNA includes:
- a CDS encoding shikimate dehydrogenase, which produces MTTAVPARTSFLLGLFGAGIAGSLTPAMQEREGFASGLNLTYRLVDAERLGYGADDLAEMLDWARRFGFDGLNITHPFKQVVIPLLDELSDDAYDLGAVNTVVFRDGRALGRNTDWSGWGRAFRRRLPDAVADRAVLVGAGGAGSAVGYALLEQGAEHVSIVDVDTEKAQACATRLAKRFGDDRVRATTDLAGELATAQGLVNATPTGMTGHPGLPVPADLVREDLWVSDVVYFPLETELIHLARSRGCRVVPGGGMAVFQAVGAFEYFTGVTPDADRMVRHFEELTS
- a CDS encoding MFS transporter; protein product: MTETTSVQRTPRKAALAAWSGSALEYYDLAIYGTAAALVFPKIFFPEGNAAVATVASLATFGVAYVARPFGSVLMGHIGDRFGRKLILVGTLLLMGVSTFLIGCLPTYGQVGMLAPILLVTLRLLQGLSAAGEQAGANSMSFEHAPDDRRGFFTSWTLSGTQGGQVLAPLMFLPVIALLSEEQLQSWGWRVPFWISAVIVLIGFLIRRSLDETPEFHAEKAHDETPKAPLAVLFRQHWTGVLRVFFAAFIAMVNTVFQVFALNFATADEYGIGISDTTMLWLAIAANVIAVGTIPLWAMLSDRIGRKPVFVSGLIGSAVMVTLFLWSISRGDVPLVLVTGILLAGVVYSMPNAVWPATYAEYFPTSVRLSGMAIGTQFGFALAGFTPAIAGALMDGNADNWYRVALFGVGAVVISLIAVATGPSGTHKVPTREIGLPPRTPADAPVPAGAAS
- the aroQ gene encoding type II 3-dehydroquinate dehydratase, with amino-acid sequence MSPRRTIAVLNGPNLNLLGTREPHLYGTATLADVEDLCRRTADTLGFDVDFRQTNHEGTLVDSVHELRCSASGFVINAAAYTHTSVALHDALATVAAPVVEVHLTNVHAREEFRHRSFVAPVATAVIAGCGPAGYEFAVRHLAALATHTDTKESSR